From one Atribacterota bacterium genomic stretch:
- a CDS encoding bifunctional alpha,alpha-trehalose-phosphate synthase (UDP-forming)/trehalose-phosphatase: protein MARIIIVSNRLPITVKTQKDKLSYQQSVGGLATGMSSFQKNYECLWVGWPGVARDELRSDDKEDLVKKMEEMGNYPVFLSRNHIENYYNGYCNKTIWPLFHCFNQYTTYQNHLWDSYKQVNQIFCQTILDIIKPGDIIWVHDYHLLLLPNMLRKRRPDLTIGFFLHIPFPPTEIFRLLPWRREILEGLMGADLIGFHTYDYVRNFLDSILRLRGYENSLGYVNYQNRMIKVDSFPMGIDYDRFNKSSEQRQTKTEIQKMKRSIHQNKIIISVDRLDYSKGILERLEAYSTFLEDNPEYWEKVTMILVAVPSRTGVAQYQELKHRVDEMIGHINGKYGKLGWSPISYMYRALPFPELTALYYIADIALITPLKDGMNLIAKEYIATKNDGTGVLILSEMAGAGNEMGEAIIVNPNNRTQISWALKYALNMDIQEQKKRNFSMQKRLKEYDVRKWAEDFKENLLKVKSEQRKLSAKYLSPKNRLRIIKHYKKSNHRLFLIDYDGTLVPDHLRFKQNKPFLDVTSTINLLNQDEKNKVVIVSGREKEFLEKWFQNSKSDFIAEHGAWLKKGSDEWKTIEPLKKEWKNQIKPILYLFKSRTPGSFIQEKEYSISWHYINTDPTFGRIRAMELMDSLTYLTSNLNLEVYHGENFIEIKPTGINKGFAAYQWITENDWDFILAIGDDWSDEITFSYLPEYAYSIKVGQGISGSKYNIRSSTEVRALLKELAKKS, encoded by the coding sequence ATGGCAAGAATTATTATCGTATCAAACCGCCTTCCGATAACAGTTAAAACACAAAAAGACAAGCTTTCATACCAGCAAAGTGTAGGCGGATTAGCTACAGGAATGTCATCCTTTCAAAAGAATTATGAATGTCTCTGGGTTGGATGGCCGGGTGTTGCAAGAGATGAACTCAGAAGTGACGATAAAGAAGATTTGGTTAAAAAAATGGAAGAGATGGGCAATTATCCTGTTTTTTTATCCCGGAACCATATAGAAAACTATTACAACGGGTATTGCAATAAAACTATCTGGCCTTTATTCCATTGTTTTAACCAGTATACTACTTACCAGAACCATTTATGGGACTCTTATAAACAGGTCAACCAGATATTTTGCCAAACTATTCTTGATATTATTAAACCCGGAGATATAATCTGGGTTCATGATTATCATCTTTTGTTGCTTCCAAATATGCTGAGAAAAAGAAGACCTGATTTAACTATTGGCTTCTTTTTACATATCCCCTTTCCTCCTACTGAAATATTCCGGCTACTCCCCTGGAGGAGAGAAATATTAGAAGGCTTAATGGGTGCAGATTTAATTGGATTTCATACCTATGACTATGTACGTAATTTTCTTGACTCCATTTTACGTCTGAGAGGATATGAAAACAGCCTTGGATATGTAAATTACCAAAACAGAATGATTAAAGTTGATTCTTTCCCAATGGGAATTGATTATGACCGTTTTAACAAATCTTCTGAGCAAAGACAAACAAAAACAGAGATTCAAAAAATGAAAAGGAGTATCCACCAAAACAAAATAATTATTTCAGTTGACCGGTTGGATTACTCAAAAGGTATTTTAGAAAGACTGGAAGCTTATTCAACATTTCTGGAAGATAACCCGGAATACTGGGAAAAAGTCACCATGATTTTAGTTGCTGTTCCTTCCCGCACCGGAGTAGCTCAATACCAGGAACTAAAACACCGCGTAGATGAAATGATTGGTCATATTAACGGTAAATATGGGAAGCTGGGCTGGTCTCCTATCTCATATATGTACAGGGCATTACCTTTCCCGGAATTGACAGCATTGTATTATATTGCCGATATTGCCCTGATAACGCCTCTTAAGGATGGTATGAACCTGATTGCCAAAGAATATATCGCCACAAAAAATGATGGAACTGGTGTGCTTATTTTGAGTGAAATGGCCGGAGCGGGTAATGAAATGGGTGAGGCGATTATTGTAAATCCTAATAATCGTACCCAAATCTCATGGGCATTGAAGTATGCCCTGAACATGGATATACAGGAACAGAAAAAAAGAAATTTCAGCATGCAAAAGCGACTAAAGGAATATGATGTAAGGAAATGGGCAGAAGATTTTAAAGAGAACCTGCTTAAAGTCAAAAGTGAGCAAAGAAAACTTTCTGCTAAATATTTATCTCCAAAAAACAGACTTAGAATTATCAAGCACTATAAGAAGAGCAATCATCGCCTATTTCTGATTGATTATGACGGGACACTTGTACCGGATCATTTAAGATTTAAACAGAATAAGCCTTTTTTAGATGTTACCAGTACAATAAATCTACTTAATCAGGATGAAAAGAATAAAGTAGTTATTGTTAGTGGTAGAGAAAAGGAGTTTTTGGAAAAATGGTTTCAAAATTCAAAATCTGATTTTATTGCAGAGCACGGAGCATGGCTAAAAAAGGGTTCAGATGAATGGAAAACTATCGAACCATTAAAAAAAGAATGGAAAAATCAGATTAAGCCAATATTGTATCTTTTTAAAAGCCGTACCCCCGGTTCATTTATCCAGGAAAAAGAATACTCGATTTCCTGGCATTACATAAATACAGACCCGACTTTTGGACGTATCCGGGCTATGGAATTAATGGATTCACTGACCTACCTTACCTCTAATCTTAATTTAGAGGTATATCATGGAGAGAACTTTATAGAAATAAAGCCCACAGGTATCAATAAAGGCTTTGCCGCCTATCAATGGATTACTGAAAATGATTGGGATTTCATTCTGGCTATCGGAGATGACTGGTCTGATGAGATTACCTTCTCTTATTTACCGGAATATGCATATTCAATAAAAGTGGGGCAGGGAATTTCCGGTTCAAAATACAATATACGTTCTTCAACTGAAGTTCGGGCTTTATTGAAAGAGCTGGCAAAAAAATCTTAA
- a CDS encoding stage V sporulation protein S has translation MELLKVSSKSSPKAVAGALAGVIREEGRVELQAIGAGAVNQAIKAIAIARGYTATSGIDLVCIPAFVDVEIEGDERTAIKLLVTPN, from the coding sequence ATGGAATTGTTAAAAGTATCTTCAAAGTCAAGTCCGAAGGCGGTTGCAGGTGCACTTGCCGGGGTGATTAGAGAAGAAGGCAGAGTTGAGTTACAGGCAATTGGTGCAGGCGCGGTTAACCAGGCAATTAAGGCTATTGCCATAGCGCGGGGATATACAGCTACCAGTGGTATTGACCTTGTTTGTATTCCTGCTTTTGTGGATGTTGAAATTGAAGGCGATGAACGTACTGCAATAAAATTGTTAGTAACACCCAACTAA
- a CDS encoding Asp23/Gls24 family envelope stress response protein translates to MQEADKLIEKNKEKEKINLSDKKSEKEKPKTKIKEKPKTIIPTKENTRKDNLGEIKIAPEVLATVVNRIAVNTDGVADLVAHSKGGFGTLLGAKEMEEGIKVDLINNNQMSAYISVIVEYGSIIIDVAKNLQDAVKKEIEKNTGIMVKSVDINIMGIKMTKKNAKNQSS, encoded by the coding sequence ATGCAGGAAGCTGACAAATTAATAGAAAAAAATAAAGAAAAAGAAAAGATTAATCTATCTGATAAAAAAAGTGAAAAGGAAAAACCGAAAACAAAAATAAAGGAAAAACCAAAAACAATTATTCCTACAAAAGAGAATACCCGGAAGGATAACTTAGGAGAAATTAAAATTGCTCCCGAGGTGCTGGCTACTGTTGTCAACCGGATTGCAGTTAATACAGATGGAGTGGCAGATTTAGTTGCCCACTCAAAAGGGGGTTTTGGAACACTTCTCGGTGCCAAGGAAATGGAAGAAGGAATTAAAGTAGATTTAATAAATAACAATCAGATGTCAGCATATATTTCAGTTATTGTTGAATATGGCTCAATAATTATTGATGTGGCAAAAAACTTGCAGGATGCCGTAAAGAAAGAGATTGAAAAGAATACCGGAATTATGGTTAAATCGGTAGATATTAATATTATGGGAATAAAAATGACAAAGAAAAATGCAAAAAATCAATCTTCGTAA
- a CDS encoding HU family DNA-binding protein, with translation MNKSELIDKVACDRGVTKAHAKAAVECVFDNIAEALARKESVRLVGFGTFGVRERAARNARNPRTGESISLPEASVPFFKAGKELKEKVNQ, from the coding sequence TTGAATAAAAGTGAACTTATTGATAAAGTAGCATGTGATAGAGGTGTGACTAAGGCTCATGCCAAGGCGGCAGTTGAATGTGTTTTTGATAATATTGCCGAAGCTTTGGCTAGAAAAGAATCTGTAAGGTTAGTTGGTTTTGGAACTTTTGGGGTTAGAGAGAGAGCTGCAAGAAATGCTCGAAACCCAAGAACCGGTGAAAGTATTTCTCTACCTGAAGCAAGCGTACCATTCTTTAAGGCTGGCAAAGAATTAAAAGAGAAAGTTAATCAATAA
- a CDS encoding carboxymuconolactone decarboxylase family protein codes for MNGELKKLEKQMGQMGKEMPSVMSAFMKLDQECVKDGILNHKTKELMALAIGIAIRCKPCIQFHAAEAVKANASRAEILEAASVAVFMGGGPAVAYTATELLPLLDELEVK; via the coding sequence ATGAACGGAGAACTAAAAAAATTAGAAAAGCAAATGGGACAAATGGGCAAAGAAATGCCATCAGTTATGAGTGCATTTATGAAGCTGGATCAGGAATGCGTAAAAGATGGCATTCTTAATCATAAGACAAAAGAGCTAATGGCTCTTGCAATAGGAATAGCAATCAGATGTAAGCCATGCATACAATTTCATGCAGCTGAAGCAGTCAAAGCAAATGCAAGTCGTGCAGAAATATTAGAAGCAGCAAGTGTTGCAGTCTTTATGGGTGGTGGTCCCGCAGTTGCATATACAGCAACAGAACTATTGCCATTATTGGACGAATTGGAAGTAAAATAA
- a CDS encoding ABC transporter substrate-binding protein, which produces MLKKCVILIFSLFLLTLLVIPVQAQGSVTVMGVWTGGEADAFQKMVAPFEEETGIKVEFTGTRDLPAILTTRVEAGNPPDVSAMPNPGQMVEFAKEGRLVPLATFMDRETLLDNYSNAWLDLGSYDGQLYSIFISADLKSMVWYSPKAFAAAGYEVPGTWDELMALSDQMVADGNTPWAIGLESGAASGWPGTDWIEDIMLRVASPETYDAWVNHEIAWTNEAVTEAFELFGKIARSNEYVYGGPNAVLTIPFGDSADALFTDPPNAYMHRQATFIKGFILEHFPDLVPGEDFDFFPFPAIKEEFGTPALGAADMLAMFNDTPEARAFMEYIASAQAQEIWVGELGKLAPNQNVDPSVYPDDVTRKAADFLGAASVFRFDGSDLMPAAVGSGSFWTGILDYVSGENLTNVLMQIEASALDAYRD; this is translated from the coding sequence ATGTTGAAGAAGTGTGTTATTTTAATATTCTCACTGTTTTTGCTGACTTTGTTAGTAATACCGGTACAGGCCCAGGGTTCTGTGACTGTAATGGGTGTATGGACCGGTGGTGAAGCAGATGCATTCCAAAAGATGGTAGCACCATTTGAGGAAGAGACCGGTATTAAAGTAGAGTTTACCGGAACCCGTGATTTACCGGCAATTCTTACTACAAGGGTAGAAGCAGGTAATCCTCCGGATGTTTCTGCTATGCCTAATCCGGGACAGATGGTTGAATTTGCAAAAGAAGGTAGATTGGTTCCCTTGGCTACTTTTATGGACAGGGAAACACTGTTGGATAATTATTCAAATGCCTGGTTAGACCTGGGTTCTTATGATGGACAGCTTTACTCAATATTTATATCTGCAGACTTAAAGAGTATGGTCTGGTACAGTCCGAAAGCATTTGCTGCTGCCGGATATGAAGTTCCCGGTACCTGGGATGAACTGATGGCATTATCTGATCAAATGGTTGCAGATGGTAATACACCATGGGCAATTGGCTTAGAATCCGGGGCAGCCAGCGGATGGCCGGGCACCGATTGGATTGAAGATATCATGTTAAGAGTTGCCTCCCCTGAAACATATGATGCCTGGGTTAACCATGAAATAGCCTGGACTAATGAAGCTGTAACGGAAGCATTTGAGCTATTCGGGAAAATTGCCCGCAGTAATGAGTACGTATATGGTGGACCTAATGCAGTCTTGACTATTCCTTTTGGGGATTCCGCAGATGCCTTATTCACAGATCCACCAAATGCCTATATGCATCGCCAGGCAACCTTTATTAAAGGTTTTATACTGGAACATTTTCCTGATTTAGTACCAGGAGAAGACTTTGACTTCTTCCCGTTCCCCGCAATAAAAGAAGAATTCGGTACACCTGCCTTAGGTGCAGCTGATATGCTTGCTATGTTTAATGATACCCCGGAAGCCAGGGCATTTATGGAATATATAGCTTCTGCTCAGGCGCAGGAAATCTGGGTTGGAGAATTAGGAAAATTAGCACCTAACCAGAATGTTGACCCAAGTGTTTACCCTGATGATGTTACCCGAAAAGCTGCTGATTTCTTAGGTGCAGCTTCCGTTTTCCGTTTTGACGGTTCTGATCTGATGCCTGCTGCTGTCGGCTCCGGTTCTTTCTGGACAGGAATCCTGGATTATGTTAGTGGAGAGAATTTGACAAATGTACTAATGCAGATAGAGGCAAGTGCGCTGGATGCTTATAGAGATTAA
- a CDS encoding class I fructose-bisphosphate aldolase, whose protein sequence is MNYQEIKDIISDDAGYLLNHTCNTIPKEQIHLPGPDFVERIFNISDRSNQVRQNLKHLFNHGRLSGTGYLSILPVDQGIEHSAGASFAPNPIYFDPENIVKLAIEGGCNAVASTLGILGLVSNKYADKIPFIVKLNHNELLSYPNYYDQRMFASVEQAYDMGARGVGATIYFGSEESRDQIEEVSSAFMLAHQLGMFTVLWCYLRNSDFKKDGVDYHASADLTGQANYLGATIEADLIKQKQPTNNGGYQAIGFGKTSPLVYEKLTTDHPIDLTRYQIANCFMGRIGLINSGGPSGKNDLEQAVKTAIINKRAGGMGVISGRKTFQKPMEEGVKIFHAIQDVYLCKEIDIA, encoded by the coding sequence ATGAATTATCAGGAAATTAAAGATATAATCAGTGACGATGCCGGGTATTTATTGAACCACACATGCAATACTATTCCCAAAGAACAGATTCACTTACCCGGACCTGATTTTGTTGAACGTATTTTTAACATATCCGATCGCTCAAACCAGGTGAGACAAAATTTAAAACATCTGTTTAACCATGGTAGATTAAGCGGAACCGGCTATCTCTCAATACTCCCGGTCGATCAGGGAATTGAACACTCAGCAGGGGCATCATTTGCTCCCAATCCCATCTATTTTGATCCGGAAAATATTGTTAAACTGGCAATTGAGGGTGGCTGTAATGCAGTAGCTTCAACATTAGGTATACTTGGACTGGTATCTAATAAATATGCAGATAAGATACCTTTTATTGTAAAATTAAACCATAATGAATTATTGTCTTATCCAAACTATTATGATCAAAGAATGTTTGCATCAGTTGAACAGGCATATGACATGGGTGCTCGCGGGGTAGGTGCAACTATATACTTTGGCTCAGAAGAATCCAGGGATCAGATTGAAGAGGTATCTTCAGCCTTTATGCTGGCACACCAACTGGGAATGTTTACCGTGTTATGGTGTTATTTAAGAAATTCTGATTTTAAAAAAGACGGAGTAGATTACCATGCTTCGGCAGATTTGACAGGCCAGGCAAATTATCTGGGAGCAACTATCGAAGCAGATTTGATAAAACAGAAACAACCAACCAACAATGGCGGATACCAGGCTATCGGATTTGGAAAAACAAGTCCCTTAGTCTATGAAAAGCTGACAACTGATCACCCGATTGACCTTACCCGTTACCAGATTGCAAATTGTTTTATGGGAAGAATCGGTTTGATTAATTCCGGAGGACCTTCTGGTAAAAATGATTTAGAGCAGGCAGTTAAAACTGCCATTATCAATAAAAGAGCAGGGGGAATGGGCGTTATTTCAGGAAGAAAAACATTCCAAAAACCGATGGAAGAGGGCGTAAAAATATTCCATGCCATTCAGGATGTATATCTTTGCAAAGAGATTGATATAGCGTAA
- the fdhF gene encoding formate dehydrogenase subunit alpha, translating to MNKTKTTCVYCGTGCQLWLKSINGKVVDTKPVMPPSFNPGRGKLCIKGWSVHEFINHPDRLTNPMIKDINGQWENVSWGKAIDYISDKFKKIMEENNGNKKIIGCLSSAKCTNEENYVMQKFARAVLKTNNVDHCARLCHSSTVVGLGASFGSGAMTNSIEEIVDAEVIFVIGSNTNEQHPLIGARVLEALRKGARLIVADPRVIPLAELAEDNNGIAMHHRPGTDVALLNGIMNVIIQENMHDEQFIGKHCENFDVFKEEVMKMTPQRASLITGVPEEKIIEAARIIGKGKNTYLIYSMGITQHSNGVDNVKSTANLQMLCGNVGRWATGVNPLRGQNNVQGACDMGALPNVFTGYQPVNNKEIQQKFASEWGIDQDEMDDETGLTVMEMIDAADQGELKALYVMGENPLMSDPDSNHVREALQKTFLVVQDIFMTPTAELADVILPAASFAEKEGTFTSTERRVQIVRKAIEPVGNSKADWQIIGLIAEKMGYSGLNYQKSSEILAEINHITPIYCGITWERLQENEAGLQWPCPNINHPGTVYLHKDGNFSRGKGYFSPISFKGPVELPDDEFPFVLSTGRTLWHFHTGTMSRRSKTLNERVPEGYVEISKVDADRLYIKEKEMVKVITRRGEISIKARLTHKVSPGLIFIPFHFEEAAANILTNAALDPIAKIPELKVCAAQIKKIQ from the coding sequence ATGAACAAGACAAAGACAACATGTGTATATTGCGGAACAGGATGTCAGTTATGGCTGAAATCGATAAACGGAAAGGTTGTTGATACAAAACCTGTGATGCCTCCTTCATTTAATCCCGGCAGAGGAAAACTATGCATAAAGGGCTGGAGTGTACATGAATTTATCAATCACCCGGATAGATTAACTAATCCTATGATAAAAGATATTAACGGGCAATGGGAAAATGTCAGCTGGGGAAAAGCTATAGATTATATTTCTGATAAATTTAAAAAGATTATGGAAGAAAACAATGGCAATAAAAAAATAATCGGTTGTTTAAGTTCCGCAAAATGTACTAATGAAGAAAACTATGTCATGCAAAAATTTGCCCGTGCTGTTCTAAAAACAAACAATGTTGACCATTGTGCCAGATTGTGTCATTCCTCGACTGTTGTAGGACTTGGAGCGTCTTTTGGATCAGGGGCTATGACAAATTCTATTGAGGAAATTGTTGATGCAGAGGTTATTTTTGTGATTGGTTCAAATACTAATGAACAACACCCTCTGATAGGTGCACGAGTTTTAGAAGCACTAAGAAAAGGGGCCAGGTTAATTGTTGCTGATCCCCGGGTTATCCCCCTGGCTGAGCTTGCAGAAGATAATAATGGTATTGCTATGCATCATCGGCCCGGAACAGATGTGGCTCTATTAAATGGTATTATGAATGTAATAATTCAAGAAAACATGCACGATGAACAATTTATTGGAAAACATTGTGAAAACTTTGATGTTTTCAAAGAAGAAGTTATGAAAATGACCCCGCAGAGAGCGTCTCTGATTACCGGTGTCCCTGAAGAAAAGATTATTGAAGCAGCTCGAATTATTGGAAAAGGGAAAAACACTTATCTTATTTATTCGATGGGGATTACTCAACACAGCAATGGTGTCGATAATGTAAAAAGTACAGCTAATTTGCAGATGTTATGCGGAAATGTAGGTAGATGGGCTACAGGAGTTAATCCATTACGTGGACAAAATAATGTTCAGGGTGCCTGTGACATGGGTGCTTTACCCAATGTCTTTACAGGATATCAACCTGTAAATAACAAAGAAATTCAACAAAAATTTGCCAGTGAGTGGGGTATAGACCAGGATGAAATGGATGACGAAACAGGTTTAACTGTTATGGAAATGATTGATGCAGCAGATCAGGGAGAATTAAAGGCATTATATGTGATGGGCGAAAACCCACTGATGAGTGACCCTGACAGTAATCATGTTCGGGAAGCCTTACAAAAAACATTTCTGGTTGTACAGGATATTTTTATGACCCCAACAGCTGAGTTAGCAGATGTTATTCTACCGGCAGCTTCTTTTGCAGAAAAGGAAGGTACATTTACCAGTACAGAGAGAAGAGTTCAGATTGTTAGAAAGGCTATAGAGCCCGTAGGAAACAGCAAAGCAGACTGGCAGATTATCGGACTAATTGCTGAGAAAATGGGTTATTCGGGATTGAATTATCAAAAAAGCAGCGAAATATTAGCAGAAATTAACCATATTACCCCGATTTATTGTGGAATTACCTGGGAACGATTACAGGAAAATGAAGCTGGTTTACAATGGCCCTGTCCTAATATTAATCACCCTGGAACAGTTTATTTACACAAAGATGGAAATTTTTCAAGAGGCAAAGGATACTTTTCCCCGATATCCTTCAAAGGGCCGGTTGAGTTGCCTGATGATGAGTTTCCATTTGTTCTTTCTACAGGAAGAACTTTATGGCATTTCCATACCGGTACAATGAGTCGAAGATCAAAAACTTTAAATGAACGTGTTCCGGAAGGTTATGTGGAAATATCAAAAGTAGATGCAGACAGGCTTTATATTAAAGAAAAAGAAATGGTAAAAGTTATTACCAGAAGAGGGGAAATTAGTATTAAAGCCCGTTTAACACACAAAGTTAGTCCGGGTTTAATATTTATTCCATTTCATTTTGAGGAAGCAGCTGCCAATATTCTTACTAATGCAGCCTTAGACCCTATTGCAAAAATACCGGAATTAAAAGTGTGTGCAGCTCAAATAAAAAAGATTCAGTAG
- a CDS encoding PEGA domain-containing protein — protein MIAFNRKEKESGYLKLFFFAMMCLFLLLFLLSITAFTGSAQEEIKKSIQIINPRPDFALSLRLDKGAGATYAPGERIRITFRSSKSAYVTIFGYDSRGNIRLLFPNQFQRNSLIEANKEYHIDGVIEPGTPTGIEYIQGFATRENIIVSREMERALSERNYPIIGEGIDLFTRRIRGILTNASPQTWVTSETLHYQVIDRSAQTGQLRVSSVPSGSDVYLGERYAGKTPLSMDQVRVGDYEMRVESPGYLVWARRITINPNRATTIHADLDRMQQYGSISVRADQDNARIYLDGQYKGISERNRNVILEQVTEGSHDIRVTLGGYQDWTQRVQVRPNQRVQVNVNLERIIQTGSLEIDSNVDNAMIYLNGEYQRRTSINRTVRIDNIREGSHELLITKEGYLDYITNIRITPGQINYINIRMEPEQKNGSIAINCNESNARIFVNGVYMATTSANQARIIDELEEGIYEIAVIKDGFRTWLDEIRVYAGETTSVFCNLIRAGN, from the coding sequence ATGATAGCATTTAACAGAAAAGAAAAAGAGAGTGGTTATTTAAAATTATTCTTTTTTGCAATGATGTGCCTGTTTCTTTTATTATTCCTGCTTAGTATAACTGCATTTACGGGAAGCGCTCAAGAAGAGATAAAAAAAAGTATCCAGATTATTAACCCCAGGCCTGATTTTGCCCTGAGTTTAAGATTAGATAAAGGAGCTGGTGCAACTTATGCTCCTGGTGAGAGAATAAGGATTACTTTTAGATCGTCAAAGAGTGCATATGTAACAATATTCGGATATGACAGTCGTGGCAATATCCGTCTGTTATTCCCCAATCAATTTCAAAGGAACAGCTTAATAGAGGCAAATAAAGAATATCATATTGATGGTGTAATTGAACCAGGTACCCCAACCGGCATTGAGTACATACAGGGATTTGCAACCAGGGAAAATATTATTGTATCCCGGGAAATGGAGAGAGCACTGTCAGAAAGAAATTATCCGATAATTGGTGAAGGCATTGATTTGTTTACGAGAAGAATCAGAGGAATTTTAACGAATGCTTCCCCCCAGACCTGGGTAACCAGTGAAACGTTGCATTACCAAGTAATAGACCGTTCTGCACAGACCGGACAATTGAGGGTCAGCTCGGTTCCATCCGGCTCTGATGTTTATCTTGGTGAAAGATATGCAGGTAAAACACCTCTTTCCATGGATCAGGTAAGAGTAGGAGATTATGAAATGCGTGTTGAGAGCCCGGGTTATCTAGTCTGGGCACGAAGAATTACCATTAATCCTAACAGGGCTACGACTATACATGCTGATTTGGATAGGATGCAACAATATGGTTCAATTTCTGTCAGAGCCGATCAGGACAATGCAAGAATCTACCTGGATGGCCAGTACAAAGGAATTTCAGAAAGAAATAGAAATGTAATACTGGAACAGGTTACAGAAGGTTCTCATGATATAAGGGTTACCCTGGGTGGATATCAGGACTGGACGCAGAGGGTACAGGTAAGACCAAACCAGAGAGTACAGGTAAATGTAAATTTAGAGAGAATTATTCAGACAGGCAGTTTGGAAATTGACAGTAATGTAGATAATGCAATGATCTATCTAAATGGAGAATATCAGCGAAGAACTTCTATTAATAGAACTGTTAGAATTGATAATATAAGAGAAGGAAGCCATGAACTACTGATTACAAAAGAGGGATATTTAGACTATATAACTAATATAAGAATCACACCCGGACAGATTAATTACATCAATATAAGAATGGAGCCCGAACAAAAAAATGGATCTATTGCCATTAATTGTAATGAGAGTAATGCCAGGATATTTGTAAATGGTGTTTACATGGCAACTACATCTGCTAATCAGGCAAGAATTATTGATGAATTAGAAGAAGGAATTTATGAAATTGCAGTAATTAAAGACGGATTCCGTACCTGGTTAGACGAAATCAGGGTCTATGCCGGAGAGACAACCTCAGTATTTTGTAATTTAATCAGAGCCGGAAATTAA
- a CDS encoding heterodisulfide reductase-related iron-sulfur binding cluster, which produces MLNYLFFKGCTIPASLPAIEKLSFEVLPEIDINLTETDEFTCCPDPIRIQGANQLFWLSAAARNIAVAEEKQMDIMTLCNGCENTLAIANHKLKNDNDLKNRINEILKETGKEFKGTVKVKHFLQVLKEDIGLENLKKRIKTPLIELKVAGHPGCHILMPNEILKFDNPVDPEFYDNFIETLGATPIDYLTKNDCCGVSLGLAGEKEASNNCIKSKIIDARKSGAQIISTSCPSCFIQFDTGQFIASRDFPELKENPLPILFSIEIIALAMGRTLDDIGYNFHRVKSPFGLNVQGGKSK; this is translated from the coding sequence ATGTTAAATTATTTATTTTTTAAAGGATGTACCATACCAGCCAGTTTACCCGCTATTGAAAAATTATCCTTTGAGGTTTTACCAGAGATAGATATAAATTTGACTGAGACAGATGAATTTACCTGCTGTCCTGATCCTATTAGGATTCAGGGTGCAAATCAACTCTTCTGGCTTTCTGCGGCAGCCCGTAACATAGCAGTTGCTGAAGAAAAACAAATGGATATAATGACACTCTGTAATGGCTGTGAAAATACCCTGGCAATAGCTAATCATAAATTAAAAAATGATAATGACCTGAAAAATAGAATAAATGAGATATTAAAAGAAACAGGCAAAGAGTTTAAGGGAACTGTAAAGGTTAAACATTTTTTACAGGTTTTAAAAGAAGATATCGGGTTGGAAAATTTAAAAAAAAGAATAAAAACCCCTTTAATTGAATTGAAAGTTGCGGGGCATCCGGGTTGTCACATCCTTATGCCAAATGAAATACTTAAATTTGATAATCCTGTTGACCCTGAATTTTATGATAACTTTATTGAAACATTAGGAGCCACACCAATAGATTATCTTACAAAAAATGATTGTTGTGGCGTTTCTCTTGGATTAGCGGGAGAAAAAGAAGCTTCCAATAATTGCATTAAAAGTAAGATTATTGATGCCCGGAAATCTGGTGCTCAAATTATAAGTACTTCCTGTCCCTCTTGTTTTATCCAATTTGATACCGGCCAATTTATTGCTTCCCGGGATTTTCCGGAATTAAAGGAAAATCCTCTTCCAATATTATTTTCCATAGAAATAATAGCCCTGGCAATGGGAAGAACACTTGATGATATTGGCTATAATTTTCATCGGGTAAAAAGCCCATTTGGATTAAATGTGCAAGGAGGAAAAAGCAAATGA